A genomic segment from Drosophila miranda strain MSH22 chromosome 3, D.miranda_PacBio2.1, whole genome shotgun sequence encodes:
- the LOC108160854 gene encoding uncharacterized protein LOC108160854 isoform X4 — protein MPPKRRRRFQGLYYHSSPPKVMPMNGQTGGLNGSKRRNNDDFSVKLSTIRIWMHEKDIGKLTRILWAGQGHRLCQQASNNGRVKRFLAAVPHVMNAIKDLHQAVIDNNLETVQAQLEPPVPAALVTCKDGNGLNVIHKAAGLGHTKILEYLVGLWPEGAHEMDITGKTPLHWAASAKNNMRCYTLLTQAGCDEEALDYKMKTASYYRHKPHEIGRAFLVYVPEAPRVSPESITDWEALSNESGENGAGGDAGLRKKLDIKMTPAVNGRKSLDDSIENTSELDTNDGTSGNDDEEDLSKADLDADVDQAPVPPEVSPLQRRPETPATFNNGPINGDIEGDTEDSEAEDVIAPVTKDSQPLEESQSIGGEPPTEPETGPDKDGSESLTSAMAIEGFVQGAPEDYTVQSQTAIDEEARMKQIIESGDLEQLAEIVLNGEGASLLNLKSKEAEIQAFLNNVPSYMEKIHRVHDAARDGSLLALQQALDRRKFAIAKDDISPNGSTALHVAVLFGHTDIVRYLASRFPETMTITDNDGRTPLHYAATIKDNGHFYNMLSQLGGNSKALDKLGHTAEFYLDKEKAKDILNYTELLNLFGAEELENQLLNDQGQAQSMSFQANPIFKTEQGKYLADSLADPLIRALTEIANKRPKDPVAYLTGYLQHFMGERKPITEVEVHTGTSTSNAMVKSNPMLVGSRNGIGNADLIELDARSLAEEEDILTVQHMEERDEHGQSMLHFACARSHRRGALYTLIEESGIDISYRDELYRTARDVSLQANQPNNAAEIDRYILAQAAIGQVEPFDQLALQGYDHILDIEDENGQSIGDVVATRQHEALGEFLEKLRGLEETREELHQMIRENNMERVRELTSVSNAKWLIKTKNYYGRTALHIAVLKESEEMVQHLVKLCPEALKITDNLERTVLHYAMGTNSLESVSRILIQNGAKRTTKDLKGRQPSYYFINKADILRLQEEEEESR, from the exons ATGCCGCCGAAGCGTCGGAGAAGATTCCAAGGCCTATATTACCATTCATCGCCACCCAAAG TGATGCCGATGAACGGACAGACAGGCGGCCTGAATGGAAGCAAGCGTCGCAACAACGATG ATTTCTCGGTAAAGCTATCCACCATTCGTATCTGGATGCACGAAAAGGACATTGGCAAACTGACACGCATTCTGTGGGCGGGCCAAGGACATCGCTTGTGCCAGCAGGCCAGCAATAATGGGCGTGTCAAGCGTTTCCTTGCCGCCGTGCCACATGTCATG AATGCCATTAAGGATCTGCATCAGGCGGTGATCGACAACAATTTGGAAACGGTGCAGGCGCAACTGGAGCCTCCCGTGCCCGCTGCCTTGGTGACCTGCAAGGACGGCAATGGACTGAATGTCATCCACAAGGCCGCCGGCTTGGGCCACACCAAGATCCTGGAGTATCTGGTCGGTCTCTGGCCGGAGGGCGCCCACGAGATGGACATCACCGGCAAGACGCCGCTCCATTGGGCAGCCAGTGCCAAAAACAACATGcgctgctataccctgctCACCCAGGCGGGTTGTGACGAGGAGGCCCTCGACTAT AAAATGAAGACAGCCTCGTACTACCGCCACAAGCCGCACGAAATCGGGCGGGCTTTCCTCGTCTATGTCCCGGAGGCACCGCGCGTCTCCCCAGAGAGCATCACTGACTGGGAGGCCTTGAGCAATGAGAGTGGCGAGAATGGTGCCGGAGGCGATGCGGGCCTCCGCAAG AAATTGGACATTAAAATGACACCGGCTGTGAATGGACGTAAATCGCTGGACGACAGCATCGAGAACACTTCGGAGCTGGACACAAACGATGG TACAAGTGGCAATGATGACGAAGAGGATTTGTCCAAAGCGGATTTGGATGCGGATGTAGATCAGGCACCGGTTCCGCCGGAAGTATCGCCATTGCAGCGCAGACCGGAAACGCCGGCCACATTCAACAATGGCCCCATTAATGGCGATATCGAAGGCGACACCGAAGACAGTGAGGCGGAG GATGTGATAGCGCCAGTTACAAAGGACAGCCAGCCCCTGGAGGAGTCGCAGTCGATAGGAGGAGAACCACCAACTGAACCGGAAACGGGACCTGATAAGGATGGCAGCGAATCCCTGACATCGGCCATGGCCATCGAGGGCTTTGTGCAGGGCGCACCCGAGGATTATACAGTTCAGTCTCAAACTGCAATTGATGAA GAGGCACGCATGAAGCAGATCATCGAATCGGGGGACCTTGAGCAGCTGGCCGAGATCGTGCTGAATGGCGAGGGCGCTAGTCTGTTGAATCTCAAGTCCAAGGAGGCGGAAATACAAGCCTTTCTCAACAACGTGCCCAGCTACATG GAGAAAATCCATCGCGTGCACGATGCGGCTCGTGACGGCAGTTTGCTGGCGCTGCAGCAGGCCCTAGATCGCCGGAAGTTTGCCATTGCAAAGGACGACATATCCCCCAATGGCTCCACGGCCCTGCACGTGGCCGTGCTCTTTGGACACACGG ACATCGTTCGGTATTTGGCTTCGCGTTTTCCGGAGACCATGACAATTACGGATAATGACGGACGCACGCCGCTTCACTATGCAGCCACGATTAAGGACAATGGCCATTTCTACAACATGTTATCCCAGCTGGGCGGCAATTCCAAGGCACTGGACAAG CTGGGCCACACGGCCGAGTTCTATTTGGACAAGGAGAAGGCGAAGGATATCCTCAACTACACCGAGCTGCTCAATCTCTTTGGGGCCGAGGAGCTCGAGAATCAGTTGCTCAACGATCAAG GTCAGGCGCAGTCCATGAGCTTTCAGGCCAATCCCATCTTCAAGACGGAACAGGGAAAATATCTGGCAGACT CTCTGGCCGATCCCCTGATCAGGGCTCTCACCGAGATCGCTAACAAACGGCCCAAGGATCCCGTGGCCTATCTCACCGGCTATCTGCAGCACTTCATGGGCGAACGGAAGCCCATCACCGAAGTGGAAGTCCACACGGGCACTTCCACCTCCAATGCCATGGTCAAATCTAATCCGATGCTGGTTGGCAGTCGCAATGGCATCGGCAATGCAGATCTCATCGAGCTAGATGCCCGATCGCTGGCCGAAGAGGAGGATATTCTGACCGTCCAGCATATGGAGGAACGGGACGAGCATGGCCAGAGCATGTTGCACTTTGCCTGCGCCCGATCCCATCGCCGCGGCGCACTGTACACCCTCATCGAGGAGTCTGGCATCGATATCAGCTACCGGGATGAGCTATATCGCACCGCTCGCGATGTCTCCCTTCAGGCCAATCAGCCCAACAATGCGGCAGAGATCGATCGCTATATCCTGGCCCAGGCTGCCATCG GCCAAGTCGAACCCTTTGATCAACTGGCATTGCAGGGCTACGATCACATCCTGGACATTGAGGATGAGAACGGTCAGTCCATTGGGGATGTGGTTGCCACCCGACAGCACGAAGCCCTGGGCGAGTTCTTGGAAAAACTGCGAGGACTGGAGGAGACCCGCGAGGAGCTCCACCAAATGATCAGGGAGAACAATATGGAGAGAGTGAGGGAGCTAACCTCCGTCTCCAATGCCAAGTGGTTGATTAAAACCAAGAACTACTACG GTCGAACCGCCCTGCACATAGCAGTGCTGAAGGAGTCCGAGGAAATGGTTCAGCACTTGGTGAAACTCTGTCCCGAGGCACTGAAGATCACAGATAAT CTGGAACGCACTGTTCTGCACTATGCCATGGGCACCAACTCACTGGAGAGCGTCAGTCGGATACTGATTCAGAACGGGGCCAAGCGCACCACCAAAGACCTGAAGGGCCGGCAGCCAAGTTATTATTTCATCAACAAAGCGGACATACTGCGACTtcaggaagaggaggaggagagtcGCTAA
- the LOC108160854 gene encoding uncharacterized protein LOC108160854 isoform X5, translating into MEGNREFFNEIIGNIDDLFGQAQSMSFQANPIFKTEQGKYLADSLADPLIRALTEIANKRPKDPVAYLTGYLQHFMGERKPITEVEVHTGTSTSNAMVKSNPMLVGSRNGIGNADLIELDARSLAEEEDILTVQHMEERDEHGQSMLHFACARSHRRGALYTLIEESGIDISYRDELYRTARDVSLQANQPNNAAEIDRYILAQAAIGQVEPFDQLALQGYDHILDIEDENGQSIGDVVATRQHEALGEFLEKLRGLEETREELHQMIRENNMERVRELTSVSNAKWLIKTKNYYGRTALHIAVLKESEEMVQHLVKLCPEALKITDNLERTVLHYAMGTNSLESVSRILIQNGAKRTTKDLKGRQPSYYFINKADILRLQEEEEESR; encoded by the exons ATGGAGGGAAATCGTGAATTTTTCAATGAAATCATTGGCAATATTGATGATTTATTTG GTCAGGCGCAGTCCATGAGCTTTCAGGCCAATCCCATCTTCAAGACGGAACAGGGAAAATATCTGGCAGACT CTCTGGCCGATCCCCTGATCAGGGCTCTCACCGAGATCGCTAACAAACGGCCCAAGGATCCCGTGGCCTATCTCACCGGCTATCTGCAGCACTTCATGGGCGAACGGAAGCCCATCACCGAAGTGGAAGTCCACACGGGCACTTCCACCTCCAATGCCATGGTCAAATCTAATCCGATGCTGGTTGGCAGTCGCAATGGCATCGGCAATGCAGATCTCATCGAGCTAGATGCCCGATCGCTGGCCGAAGAGGAGGATATTCTGACCGTCCAGCATATGGAGGAACGGGACGAGCATGGCCAGAGCATGTTGCACTTTGCCTGCGCCCGATCCCATCGCCGCGGCGCACTGTACACCCTCATCGAGGAGTCTGGCATCGATATCAGCTACCGGGATGAGCTATATCGCACCGCTCGCGATGTCTCCCTTCAGGCCAATCAGCCCAACAATGCGGCAGAGATCGATCGCTATATCCTGGCCCAGGCTGCCATCG GCCAAGTCGAACCCTTTGATCAACTGGCATTGCAGGGCTACGATCACATCCTGGACATTGAGGATGAGAACGGTCAGTCCATTGGGGATGTGGTTGCCACCCGACAGCACGAAGCCCTGGGCGAGTTCTTGGAAAAACTGCGAGGACTGGAGGAGACCCGCGAGGAGCTCCACCAAATGATCAGGGAGAACAATATGGAGAGAGTGAGGGAGCTAACCTCCGTCTCCAATGCCAAGTGGTTGATTAAAACCAAGAACTACTACG GTCGAACCGCCCTGCACATAGCAGTGCTGAAGGAGTCCGAGGAAATGGTTCAGCACTTGGTGAAACTCTGTCCCGAGGCACTGAAGATCACAGATAAT CTGGAACGCACTGTTCTGCACTATGCCATGGGCACCAACTCACTGGAGAGCGTCAGTCGGATACTGATTCAGAACGGGGCCAAGCGCACCACCAAAGACCTGAAGGGCCGGCAGCCAAGTTATTATTTCATCAACAAAGCGGACATACTGCGACTtcaggaagaggaggaggagagtcGCTAA
- the LOC108160854 gene encoding uncharacterized protein LOC108160854 isoform X3, protein MPPKRRRRFQGLYYHSSPPKVMPMNGQTGGLNGSKRRNNDDFSVKLSTIRIWMHEKDIGKLTRILWAGQGHRLCQQASNNGRVKRFLAAVPHVMNAIKDLHQAVIDNNLETVQAQLEPPVPAALVTCKDGNGLNVIHKAAGLGHTKILEYLVGLWPEGAHEMDITGKTPLHWAASAKNNMRCYTLLTQAGCDEEALDYKMKTASYYRHKPHEIGRAFLVYVPEAPRVSPESITDWEALSNESGENGAGGDAGLRKKLDIKMTPAVNGRKSLDDSIENTSELDTNDGTSGNDDEEDLSKADLDADVDQAPVPPEVSPLQRRPETPATFNNGPINGDIEGDTEDSEAENIARAISGGKEGEDGQGGEEDQEKQEEPKEQESAASEELHDEQENHDENVAESNDVEQKEEEQPATESEPEVNEKTEEAEPEMEAEEEVPEAAVEEEKITKLEEPVEPVAEEKEIQDQDNVENDENDDDDEDVIAPVTKDSQPLEESQSIGGEPPTEPETGPDKDGSESLTSAMAIEGFVQGAPEDYTVQSQTAIDEEARMKQIIESGDLEQLAEIVLNGEGASLLNLKSKEAEIQAFLNNVPSYMEKIHRVHDAARDGSLLALQQALDRRKFAIAKDDISPNGSTALHVAVLFGHTDIVRYLASRFPETMTITDNDGRTPLHYAATIKDNGHFYNMLSQLGGNSKALDKLGHTAEFYLDKEKAKDILNYTELLNLFGAEELENQLLNDQGQAQSMSFQANPIFKTEQGKYLADSLADPLIRALTEIANKRPKDPVAYLTGYLQHFMGERKPITEVEVHTGTSTSNAMVKSNPMLVGSRNGIGNADLIELDARSLAEEEDILTVQHMEERDEHGQSMLHFACARSHRRGALYTLIEESGIDISYRDELYRTARDVSLQANQPNNAAEIDRYILAQAAIGQVEPFDQLALQGYDHILDIEDENGQSIGDVVATRQHEALGEFLEKLRGLEETREELHQMIRENNMERVRELTSVSNAKWLIKTKNYYGRTALHIAVLKESEEMVQHLVKLCPEALKITDNLERTVLHYAMGTNSLESVSRILIQNGAKRTTKDLKGRQPSYYFINKADILRLQEEEEESR, encoded by the exons ATGCCGCCGAAGCGTCGGAGAAGATTCCAAGGCCTATATTACCATTCATCGCCACCCAAAG TGATGCCGATGAACGGACAGACAGGCGGCCTGAATGGAAGCAAGCGTCGCAACAACGATG ATTTCTCGGTAAAGCTATCCACCATTCGTATCTGGATGCACGAAAAGGACATTGGCAAACTGACACGCATTCTGTGGGCGGGCCAAGGACATCGCTTGTGCCAGCAGGCCAGCAATAATGGGCGTGTCAAGCGTTTCCTTGCCGCCGTGCCACATGTCATG AATGCCATTAAGGATCTGCATCAGGCGGTGATCGACAACAATTTGGAAACGGTGCAGGCGCAACTGGAGCCTCCCGTGCCCGCTGCCTTGGTGACCTGCAAGGACGGCAATGGACTGAATGTCATCCACAAGGCCGCCGGCTTGGGCCACACCAAGATCCTGGAGTATCTGGTCGGTCTCTGGCCGGAGGGCGCCCACGAGATGGACATCACCGGCAAGACGCCGCTCCATTGGGCAGCCAGTGCCAAAAACAACATGcgctgctataccctgctCACCCAGGCGGGTTGTGACGAGGAGGCCCTCGACTAT AAAATGAAGACAGCCTCGTACTACCGCCACAAGCCGCACGAAATCGGGCGGGCTTTCCTCGTCTATGTCCCGGAGGCACCGCGCGTCTCCCCAGAGAGCATCACTGACTGGGAGGCCTTGAGCAATGAGAGTGGCGAGAATGGTGCCGGAGGCGATGCGGGCCTCCGCAAG AAATTGGACATTAAAATGACACCGGCTGTGAATGGACGTAAATCGCTGGACGACAGCATCGAGAACACTTCGGAGCTGGACACAAACGATGG TACAAGTGGCAATGATGACGAAGAGGATTTGTCCAAAGCGGATTTGGATGCGGATGTAGATCAGGCACCGGTTCCGCCGGAAGTATCGCCATTGCAGCGCAGACCGGAAACGCCGGCCACATTCAACAATGGCCCCATTAATGGCGATATCGAAGGCGACACCGAAGACAGTGAGGCGGAG AATATTGCAAGAGCTATAAGCGGCGGTAAAGAAGGAGAAGATGGCCAGGGTGGAGAGGAGGATCAAGAAAAACAGGAGGAACCGAAGGAACAGGAGTCTGCTGCAAGCGAGGAATTGCATGATGAGCAGGAAAACCACGATGAAAATGTCGCAGAGAGTAATGATGTGGaacagaaggaggaggagcagcctgCCACAGAGAGTGAGCCAGAAGTTAACGAAAAGACTGAAGAGGCGGAGCCAGAGATGGAAGCTGAAGAGGAAGTGCCAGAG GCGGCAGTTGAAGAGGAAAAGATCACCAAGTTGGAGGAGCCAGTGGAACCAGTGGCTGAGGAGAAGGAGATACAGGATCAGGATAATGTAGAGAATGATGAgaacgatgacgatgatgag GATGTGATAGCGCCAGTTACAAAGGACAGCCAGCCCCTGGAGGAGTCGCAGTCGATAGGAGGAGAACCACCAACTGAACCGGAAACGGGACCTGATAAGGATGGCAGCGAATCCCTGACATCGGCCATGGCCATCGAGGGCTTTGTGCAGGGCGCACCCGAGGATTATACAGTTCAGTCTCAAACTGCAATTGATGAA GAGGCACGCATGAAGCAGATCATCGAATCGGGGGACCTTGAGCAGCTGGCCGAGATCGTGCTGAATGGCGAGGGCGCTAGTCTGTTGAATCTCAAGTCCAAGGAGGCGGAAATACAAGCCTTTCTCAACAACGTGCCCAGCTACATG GAGAAAATCCATCGCGTGCACGATGCGGCTCGTGACGGCAGTTTGCTGGCGCTGCAGCAGGCCCTAGATCGCCGGAAGTTTGCCATTGCAAAGGACGACATATCCCCCAATGGCTCCACGGCCCTGCACGTGGCCGTGCTCTTTGGACACACGG ACATCGTTCGGTATTTGGCTTCGCGTTTTCCGGAGACCATGACAATTACGGATAATGACGGACGCACGCCGCTTCACTATGCAGCCACGATTAAGGACAATGGCCATTTCTACAACATGTTATCCCAGCTGGGCGGCAATTCCAAGGCACTGGACAAG CTGGGCCACACGGCCGAGTTCTATTTGGACAAGGAGAAGGCGAAGGATATCCTCAACTACACCGAGCTGCTCAATCTCTTTGGGGCCGAGGAGCTCGAGAATCAGTTGCTCAACGATCAAG GTCAGGCGCAGTCCATGAGCTTTCAGGCCAATCCCATCTTCAAGACGGAACAGGGAAAATATCTGGCAGACT CTCTGGCCGATCCCCTGATCAGGGCTCTCACCGAGATCGCTAACAAACGGCCCAAGGATCCCGTGGCCTATCTCACCGGCTATCTGCAGCACTTCATGGGCGAACGGAAGCCCATCACCGAAGTGGAAGTCCACACGGGCACTTCCACCTCCAATGCCATGGTCAAATCTAATCCGATGCTGGTTGGCAGTCGCAATGGCATCGGCAATGCAGATCTCATCGAGCTAGATGCCCGATCGCTGGCCGAAGAGGAGGATATTCTGACCGTCCAGCATATGGAGGAACGGGACGAGCATGGCCAGAGCATGTTGCACTTTGCCTGCGCCCGATCCCATCGCCGCGGCGCACTGTACACCCTCATCGAGGAGTCTGGCATCGATATCAGCTACCGGGATGAGCTATATCGCACCGCTCGCGATGTCTCCCTTCAGGCCAATCAGCCCAACAATGCGGCAGAGATCGATCGCTATATCCTGGCCCAGGCTGCCATCG GCCAAGTCGAACCCTTTGATCAACTGGCATTGCAGGGCTACGATCACATCCTGGACATTGAGGATGAGAACGGTCAGTCCATTGGGGATGTGGTTGCCACCCGACAGCACGAAGCCCTGGGCGAGTTCTTGGAAAAACTGCGAGGACTGGAGGAGACCCGCGAGGAGCTCCACCAAATGATCAGGGAGAACAATATGGAGAGAGTGAGGGAGCTAACCTCCGTCTCCAATGCCAAGTGGTTGATTAAAACCAAGAACTACTACG GTCGAACCGCCCTGCACATAGCAGTGCTGAAGGAGTCCGAGGAAATGGTTCAGCACTTGGTGAAACTCTGTCCCGAGGCACTGAAGATCACAGATAAT CTGGAACGCACTGTTCTGCACTATGCCATGGGCACCAACTCACTGGAGAGCGTCAGTCGGATACTGATTCAGAACGGGGCCAAGCGCACCACCAAAGACCTGAAGGGCCGGCAGCCAAGTTATTATTTCATCAACAAAGCGGACATACTGCGACTtcaggaagaggaggaggagagtcGCTAA
- the LOC108160854 gene encoding uncharacterized protein LOC108160854 isoform X1, whose amino-acid sequence MPPKRRRRFQGLYYHSSPPKVMPMNGQTGGLNGSKRRNNDDFSVKLSTIRIWMHEKDIGKLTRILWAGQGHRLCQQASNNGRVKRFLAAVPHVMNAIKDLHQAVIDNNLETVQAQLEPPVPAALVTCKDGNGLNVIHKAAGLGHTKILEYLVGLWPEGAHEMDITGKTPLHWAASAKNNMRCYTLLTQAGCDEEALDYKMKTASYYRHKPHEIGRAFLVYVPEAPRVSPESITDWEALSNESGENGAGGDAGLRKKLDIKMTPAVNGRKSLDDSIENTSELDTNDGTSGNDDEEDLSKADLDADVDQAPVPPEVSPLQRRPETPATFNNGPINGDIEGDTEDSEAENIARAISGGKEGEDGQGGEEDQEKQEEPKEQESAASEELHDEQENHDENVAESNDVEQKEEEQPATESEPEVNEKTEEAEPEMEAEEEVPEAAVEEEKITKLPEAAVEEEKITKLEEPVEPVAEEKEIQDQDNVENDENDDDDEDVIAPVTKDSQPLEESQSIGGEPPTEPETGPDKDGSESLTSAMAIEGFVQGAPEDYTVQSQTAIDEEARMKQIIESGDLEQLAEIVLNGEGASLLNLKSKEAEIQAFLNNVPSYMEKIHRVHDAARDGSLLALQQALDRRKFAIAKDDISPNGSTALHVAVLFGHTDIVRYLASRFPETMTITDNDGRTPLHYAATIKDNGHFYNMLSQLGGNSKALDKLGHTAEFYLDKEKAKDILNYTELLNLFGAEELENQLLNDQGQAQSMSFQANPIFKTEQGKYLADSLADPLIRALTEIANKRPKDPVAYLTGYLQHFMGERKPITEVEVHTGTSTSNAMVKSNPMLVGSRNGIGNADLIELDARSLAEEEDILTVQHMEERDEHGQSMLHFACARSHRRGALYTLIEESGIDISYRDELYRTARDVSLQANQPNNAAEIDRYILAQAAIGQVEPFDQLALQGYDHILDIEDENGQSIGDVVATRQHEALGEFLEKLRGLEETREELHQMIRENNMERVRELTSVSNAKWLIKTKNYYGRTALHIAVLKESEEMVQHLVKLCPEALKITDNLERTVLHYAMGTNSLESVSRILIQNGAKRTTKDLKGRQPSYYFINKADILRLQEEEEESR is encoded by the exons ATGCCGCCGAAGCGTCGGAGAAGATTCCAAGGCCTATATTACCATTCATCGCCACCCAAAG TGATGCCGATGAACGGACAGACAGGCGGCCTGAATGGAAGCAAGCGTCGCAACAACGATG ATTTCTCGGTAAAGCTATCCACCATTCGTATCTGGATGCACGAAAAGGACATTGGCAAACTGACACGCATTCTGTGGGCGGGCCAAGGACATCGCTTGTGCCAGCAGGCCAGCAATAATGGGCGTGTCAAGCGTTTCCTTGCCGCCGTGCCACATGTCATG AATGCCATTAAGGATCTGCATCAGGCGGTGATCGACAACAATTTGGAAACGGTGCAGGCGCAACTGGAGCCTCCCGTGCCCGCTGCCTTGGTGACCTGCAAGGACGGCAATGGACTGAATGTCATCCACAAGGCCGCCGGCTTGGGCCACACCAAGATCCTGGAGTATCTGGTCGGTCTCTGGCCGGAGGGCGCCCACGAGATGGACATCACCGGCAAGACGCCGCTCCATTGGGCAGCCAGTGCCAAAAACAACATGcgctgctataccctgctCACCCAGGCGGGTTGTGACGAGGAGGCCCTCGACTAT AAAATGAAGACAGCCTCGTACTACCGCCACAAGCCGCACGAAATCGGGCGGGCTTTCCTCGTCTATGTCCCGGAGGCACCGCGCGTCTCCCCAGAGAGCATCACTGACTGGGAGGCCTTGAGCAATGAGAGTGGCGAGAATGGTGCCGGAGGCGATGCGGGCCTCCGCAAG AAATTGGACATTAAAATGACACCGGCTGTGAATGGACGTAAATCGCTGGACGACAGCATCGAGAACACTTCGGAGCTGGACACAAACGATGG TACAAGTGGCAATGATGACGAAGAGGATTTGTCCAAAGCGGATTTGGATGCGGATGTAGATCAGGCACCGGTTCCGCCGGAAGTATCGCCATTGCAGCGCAGACCGGAAACGCCGGCCACATTCAACAATGGCCCCATTAATGGCGATATCGAAGGCGACACCGAAGACAGTGAGGCGGAG AATATTGCAAGAGCTATAAGCGGCGGTAAAGAAGGAGAAGATGGCCAGGGTGGAGAGGAGGATCAAGAAAAACAGGAGGAACCGAAGGAACAGGAGTCTGCTGCAAGCGAGGAATTGCATGATGAGCAGGAAAACCACGATGAAAATGTCGCAGAGAGTAATGATGTGGaacagaaggaggaggagcagcctgCCACAGAGAGTGAGCCAGAAGTTAACGAAAAGACTGAAGAGGCGGAGCCAGAGATGGAAGCTGAAGAGGAAGTGCCAGAGGCGGCAGTTGAAGAGGAAAAGATTACCAAGTTGCCAGAGGCGGCAGTTGAAGAGGAAAAGATCACCAAGTTGGAGGAGCCAGTGGAACCAGTGGCTGAGGAGAAGGAGATACAGGATCAGGATAATGTAGAGAATGATGAgaacgatgacgatgatgag GATGTGATAGCGCCAGTTACAAAGGACAGCCAGCCCCTGGAGGAGTCGCAGTCGATAGGAGGAGAACCACCAACTGAACCGGAAACGGGACCTGATAAGGATGGCAGCGAATCCCTGACATCGGCCATGGCCATCGAGGGCTTTGTGCAGGGCGCACCCGAGGATTATACAGTTCAGTCTCAAACTGCAATTGATGAA GAGGCACGCATGAAGCAGATCATCGAATCGGGGGACCTTGAGCAGCTGGCCGAGATCGTGCTGAATGGCGAGGGCGCTAGTCTGTTGAATCTCAAGTCCAAGGAGGCGGAAATACAAGCCTTTCTCAACAACGTGCCCAGCTACATG GAGAAAATCCATCGCGTGCACGATGCGGCTCGTGACGGCAGTTTGCTGGCGCTGCAGCAGGCCCTAGATCGCCGGAAGTTTGCCATTGCAAAGGACGACATATCCCCCAATGGCTCCACGGCCCTGCACGTGGCCGTGCTCTTTGGACACACGG ACATCGTTCGGTATTTGGCTTCGCGTTTTCCGGAGACCATGACAATTACGGATAATGACGGACGCACGCCGCTTCACTATGCAGCCACGATTAAGGACAATGGCCATTTCTACAACATGTTATCCCAGCTGGGCGGCAATTCCAAGGCACTGGACAAG CTGGGCCACACGGCCGAGTTCTATTTGGACAAGGAGAAGGCGAAGGATATCCTCAACTACACCGAGCTGCTCAATCTCTTTGGGGCCGAGGAGCTCGAGAATCAGTTGCTCAACGATCAAG GTCAGGCGCAGTCCATGAGCTTTCAGGCCAATCCCATCTTCAAGACGGAACAGGGAAAATATCTGGCAGACT CTCTGGCCGATCCCCTGATCAGGGCTCTCACCGAGATCGCTAACAAACGGCCCAAGGATCCCGTGGCCTATCTCACCGGCTATCTGCAGCACTTCATGGGCGAACGGAAGCCCATCACCGAAGTGGAAGTCCACACGGGCACTTCCACCTCCAATGCCATGGTCAAATCTAATCCGATGCTGGTTGGCAGTCGCAATGGCATCGGCAATGCAGATCTCATCGAGCTAGATGCCCGATCGCTGGCCGAAGAGGAGGATATTCTGACCGTCCAGCATATGGAGGAACGGGACGAGCATGGCCAGAGCATGTTGCACTTTGCCTGCGCCCGATCCCATCGCCGCGGCGCACTGTACACCCTCATCGAGGAGTCTGGCATCGATATCAGCTACCGGGATGAGCTATATCGCACCGCTCGCGATGTCTCCCTTCAGGCCAATCAGCCCAACAATGCGGCAGAGATCGATCGCTATATCCTGGCCCAGGCTGCCATCG GCCAAGTCGAACCCTTTGATCAACTGGCATTGCAGGGCTACGATCACATCCTGGACATTGAGGATGAGAACGGTCAGTCCATTGGGGATGTGGTTGCCACCCGACAGCACGAAGCCCTGGGCGAGTTCTTGGAAAAACTGCGAGGACTGGAGGAGACCCGCGAGGAGCTCCACCAAATGATCAGGGAGAACAATATGGAGAGAGTGAGGGAGCTAACCTCCGTCTCCAATGCCAAGTGGTTGATTAAAACCAAGAACTACTACG GTCGAACCGCCCTGCACATAGCAGTGCTGAAGGAGTCCGAGGAAATGGTTCAGCACTTGGTGAAACTCTGTCCCGAGGCACTGAAGATCACAGATAAT CTGGAACGCACTGTTCTGCACTATGCCATGGGCACCAACTCACTGGAGAGCGTCAGTCGGATACTGATTCAGAACGGGGCCAAGCGCACCACCAAAGACCTGAAGGGCCGGCAGCCAAGTTATTATTTCATCAACAAAGCGGACATACTGCGACTtcaggaagaggaggaggagagtcGCTAA